From Solwaraspora sp. WMMD1047, the proteins below share one genomic window:
- a CDS encoding alpha/beta hydrolase: MTTPDTIVLVHGFWVTPRSWENWITHYEAKGYRVIAPAYPGFEVEVEALRANPQIIADVTVPAIIEKIEGIIRELDTPPIIIGHSAGGAFTQILLDHGFGAAGVAMNSAPTEGVRVVPLSQVKSTLPVLKSPANRHKAVGLTLEQWRYAFTNTFTEEESEALYERYHIPASGGIVWGGVLANFQPGHQDTWVDYHNDERAPLLFISGSEDHIMPPSVQESNAKHYKSNTVTEHKIYDGYAHLLPAQQGWEEIADYALDWALRHARS; encoded by the coding sequence CTTCTGGGTCACACCGCGAAGCTGGGAGAACTGGATCACCCACTACGAGGCCAAGGGCTACCGGGTGATCGCCCCGGCGTACCCGGGCTTCGAGGTCGAGGTCGAGGCCCTGCGGGCCAACCCGCAGATCATCGCCGACGTCACCGTGCCCGCGATCATCGAGAAGATCGAGGGGATCATCCGCGAGCTGGACACCCCGCCCATCATCATCGGCCACTCGGCCGGCGGCGCGTTCACCCAGATCCTGCTCGACCACGGCTTCGGCGCCGCCGGGGTGGCGATGAACTCGGCCCCCACCGAGGGGGTGCGGGTGGTCCCGCTGTCCCAGGTGAAGTCCACCCTGCCGGTGCTGAAAAGCCCCGCCAACCGGCACAAGGCGGTCGGCCTGACGCTGGAGCAGTGGCGCTACGCCTTCACCAACACCTTCACCGAGGAGGAGTCCGAGGCGCTCTACGAGCGCTACCACATCCCCGCCAGCGGCGGCATCGTGTGGGGCGGCGTGCTGGCCAACTTCCAGCCCGGCCACCAGGACACCTGGGTCGACTACCACAACGACGAGCGGGCGCCGCTGCTGTTCATCTCCGGCAGCGAGGACCACATCATGCCGCCGTCGGTGCAGGAGTCCAACGCCAAGCACTACAAGTCCAACACCGTCACCGAACACAAGATCTACGACGGGTACGCCCACCTGCTCCCCGCCCAGCAGGGCTGGGAGGAGATCGCCGACTACGCCCTCGACTGGGCCCTGCGGCACGCCCGGTCATGA
- a CDS encoding MBL fold metallo-hydrolase, protein MTTVRVTHIGGPTALVEFAGWRLLTDPTFDPAGRRYAFGWGTSSRKLADPAVAADALGPIDAVLLTHDHHGDNLDGAGRELLSSAGVVVTTVPGARRLGGGARGLAPWATTTLAGEGRPTIEVTATPCRHGPPLSRPIVGDVVGFALRWPGQAHGALWISGDTVLFGGVRQVGSRLPVGLALLHLGGVRFPITGPLRYSMTARDAVKLLDDVRPHTVVPVHYEGWKHFQEPRVAMEREFASAPADVRQRIRWLPIGTPTDLET, encoded by the coding sequence ATGACCACGGTCCGGGTCACCCACATCGGCGGGCCGACGGCGCTTGTCGAGTTCGCGGGCTGGCGGCTGCTGACCGACCCGACGTTCGACCCGGCCGGCCGGCGGTACGCGTTCGGCTGGGGCACCTCGTCCCGCAAGCTCGCCGACCCGGCCGTCGCCGCCGACGCGCTCGGCCCCATCGACGCGGTGCTGCTGACCCACGACCACCACGGCGACAACCTCGACGGCGCCGGCCGGGAGCTGCTCTCCTCGGCCGGTGTCGTCGTCACCACCGTGCCGGGCGCTCGGCGGCTCGGCGGCGGCGCCCGGGGCCTGGCACCGTGGGCGACGACCACGCTGGCGGGGGAGGGCCGGCCCACCATCGAGGTGACCGCCACCCCCTGCCGGCACGGGCCGCCGCTGAGCCGGCCGATCGTCGGCGACGTGGTCGGCTTCGCCCTGCGCTGGCCGGGCCAGGCGCACGGTGCCCTGTGGATCTCGGGCGACACGGTGCTGTTCGGCGGCGTACGACAGGTCGGGAGCCGGCTGCCGGTCGGGCTGGCGCTGCTGCACCTCGGCGGCGTCCGGTTCCCGATCACCGGCCCGCTGCGGTACTCGATGACCGCCCGCGACGCTGTGAAGCTGCTGGACGACGTACGCCCACACACGGTCGTGCCGGTGCACTACGAGGGCTGGAAACACTTCCAGGAACCCCGTGTTGCGATGGAACGCGAGTTCGCCTCCGCGCCGGCCGACGTGCGGCAGCGGATCCGCTGGCTCCCGATCGGCACCCCCACCGACCTGGAAACCTGA
- the cas5c gene encoding type I-C CRISPR-associated protein Cas5c has product MVNGVTLRRNRSGDLPVAVQVWGEAALFSRPELKVERVSYPVPTPSAAVGVLEAIFWKPEIRYQIVAIEVLKPIRQFTIRRNETSDVAPLAEAVKGSRRVDTVAHRDQRNAVCLRDVAYRIHAHIETKRHADKPVAAYRDQFRRRVRRGACYQRPYLGTREFSAEFGWPDESVERQKGLNEEIGIMLHSVHWDDKGKPRMEWFAARVVDGVLAVPERGLELDLPASGAA; this is encoded by the coding sequence GTGGTCAACGGGGTCACGCTGCGCCGGAACCGATCGGGTGACCTGCCGGTGGCCGTGCAGGTGTGGGGGGAAGCGGCGCTGTTCTCCCGGCCGGAGTTGAAGGTGGAGCGGGTCAGCTATCCGGTGCCGACGCCGTCTGCGGCGGTCGGCGTACTCGAAGCGATTTTTTGGAAGCCGGAGATCCGGTACCAGATCGTGGCGATCGAGGTGTTGAAGCCGATTCGTCAGTTCACGATCCGGCGCAACGAGACCTCCGACGTGGCGCCGCTCGCGGAGGCGGTCAAGGGGAGCCGTCGGGTCGACACCGTCGCCCACCGCGACCAGCGCAACGCGGTCTGCCTGCGGGATGTGGCGTACCGGATCCACGCGCACATCGAGACGAAACGGCATGCCGACAAGCCGGTGGCCGCGTACCGGGACCAGTTCCGGCGCCGGGTCCGCCGGGGTGCCTGCTACCAGCGGCCGTACCTGGGCACCCGGGAGTTCAGCGCGGAGTTCGGCTGGCCGGACGAGTCCGTCGAGCGGCAGAAGGGGCTCAACGAGGAGATCGGCATCATGCTCCACTCGGTCCACTGGGACGACAAGGGTAAGCCGAGGATGGAGTGGTTCGCCGCCCGGGTGGTCGACGGCGTGCTCGCCGTACCCGAAAGGGGTCTTGAACTTGATCTGCCGGCGAGCGGAGCCGCCTGA
- a CDS encoding ribbon-helix-helix protein, CopG family: MDEVMSEQEMINWVKENDLSALIREGEPVEAPRATEREIMAVRTVRLPAAVYEDLQDLAESRGMGTSVLMRKVIEEWVASQLAPTGPRDVVPVTELLDFVQRAARPAA; the protein is encoded by the coding sequence ATGGATGAAGTAATGAGTGAGCAAGAAATGATCAACTGGGTGAAGGAGAATGATCTTTCTGCTCTCATTCGTGAGGGGGAGCCTGTCGAGGCGCCTCGCGCTACCGAGCGCGAGATCATGGCGGTTCGGACCGTGCGGCTGCCAGCGGCGGTGTATGAAGACCTGCAGGATCTCGCAGAGTCCCGAGGCATGGGGACCAGCGTTCTCATGCGCAAGGTCATTGAGGAATGGGTGGCGTCGCAGCTCGCTCCTACTGGCCCTCGTGACGTTGTGCCTGTCACGGAGTTGCTCGATTTTGTCCAGCGAGCTGCCCGGCCGGCTGCTTGA
- the cas3 gene encoding CRISPR-associated helicase Cas3' → MSSEKVLWAHSPAPGTENWHGLREHLLSTGLLAQRFAAAFGGGELAYTLGVLHDVGKASCTWQSGLAKAAGSGRPVGIDHKGLGTRIARERGLGSFALGIYGHHGGLIDADALTQQLSASLDRAGDVASAEAALPDLLPGLPADLSRAVPTAWQRDALVGEMALRLCYSALVDADSLDTAAHFGQLTQPRVRDDADFGRLYKRFEQRRAETLARRPSSPINSLRERIYTDCLAAAELPPGIFRMPVPTGGGKTLAAGGFALRHAERHGMRRVIVAVPFLTITEQNAAVYRDLLDEEGGEPTVLEHHSQVDFDDPAAGKWARLAAENWDAPFVVTTFVRLFESLFGRKPSAMRRVHRLANAVIVLDEVQALPHRLLVPILNGLKILVEHFGSTVLLSSATQPDFWALKEFKEVEAVDVVRDPARLVTDLRRVRYEWQVDPAPTLADIAGQAAEERAALVVVNTTANAQQVFQEWRERPAFHLSTRMCPAHRRRVLAEVDRRLKLEEPVLLTATQLIEAGVDIDFPVVFRAMAPADSLLQAAGRANREGSLPDGGRLVVFAPQDGGHPPSYKLLIGCTERAFGPGKPDLDDLTTLAGYYRDLYDTLNLEHRGHLGRKIQRARQRWQFQTVTDGPIVNAGEKARDRKEAFRLIDDQGIAVVTPQGAETAEERGELEHLIERIRTAPVPQLTDLRRLQPYTTNLHVSAFRDAGVRALMRPILGEVKVGGLVEWVGGYDPHTGIEIDPKLEDFVL, encoded by the coding sequence GTGTCTAGTGAAAAGGTGTTGTGGGCGCACAGCCCTGCGCCCGGCACCGAGAACTGGCATGGACTCAGAGAACACCTGCTCAGCACCGGTTTGCTCGCCCAGCGGTTCGCGGCTGCGTTCGGCGGTGGTGAGCTGGCGTACACGTTGGGCGTTCTGCATGATGTCGGAAAGGCTTCGTGTACCTGGCAGTCAGGGCTGGCAAAGGCCGCCGGCAGCGGTCGGCCGGTCGGTATCGACCACAAGGGGCTCGGGACCAGGATCGCGCGGGAGCGCGGGCTCGGGTCCTTCGCGCTCGGGATCTACGGGCATCACGGCGGTCTGATCGACGCAGACGCGCTGACCCAGCAACTGTCGGCCAGCCTGGATCGGGCCGGCGATGTCGCGTCGGCCGAGGCCGCACTGCCGGACCTGCTGCCCGGCCTGCCGGCGGATCTCAGCCGGGCGGTTCCGACGGCGTGGCAGCGGGATGCGCTGGTCGGTGAGATGGCGCTACGGCTTTGCTACAGCGCGTTGGTCGACGCCGACTCGCTCGACACCGCCGCTCACTTCGGCCAGCTCACCCAACCTCGGGTACGCGACGACGCGGACTTCGGCCGGCTCTACAAGCGCTTCGAGCAACGCCGTGCCGAAACCCTGGCACGGCGGCCCAGCTCGCCGATAAACAGCCTCCGCGAGCGGATCTACACCGACTGCCTCGCCGCCGCCGAGCTACCGCCGGGAATCTTCCGGATGCCCGTGCCGACGGGTGGGGGCAAGACACTAGCGGCCGGTGGGTTCGCGTTGCGGCATGCCGAGCGGCACGGGATGCGGCGGGTGATCGTCGCGGTGCCGTTCCTGACGATCACCGAGCAGAACGCCGCCGTCTACCGCGACCTGCTTGACGAGGAGGGCGGGGAGCCGACCGTCCTGGAGCACCACAGCCAGGTCGACTTCGACGATCCGGCGGCCGGGAAGTGGGCGCGACTCGCGGCCGAGAACTGGGACGCGCCGTTCGTCGTGACCACCTTCGTCCGACTCTTCGAGTCGCTATTCGGGCGGAAGCCGTCCGCGATGCGGCGGGTCCACCGCCTGGCCAACGCCGTCATCGTGCTCGACGAGGTGCAGGCGTTGCCGCACCGCCTGCTGGTTCCGATCCTGAACGGGCTGAAGATCCTGGTCGAGCACTTCGGCTCGACCGTGTTGCTCTCCTCCGCGACGCAGCCTGACTTCTGGGCGCTCAAGGAGTTCAAGGAGGTCGAAGCGGTCGACGTCGTGCGGGATCCGGCCCGACTCGTCACCGACCTGCGTCGGGTGCGGTACGAGTGGCAGGTCGATCCGGCACCGACCCTCGCAGACATCGCCGGTCAGGCCGCCGAGGAACGGGCCGCCCTGGTCGTGGTGAACACCACGGCCAACGCGCAGCAGGTCTTCCAGGAGTGGCGGGAGAGGCCGGCGTTCCACCTGTCCACCAGGATGTGTCCGGCACACCGGCGCCGGGTCCTCGCGGAGGTAGACCGCCGGTTGAAACTGGAGGAGCCGGTCCTGCTCACGGCCACCCAGCTCATCGAGGCTGGGGTCGACATCGACTTCCCAGTCGTGTTCCGGGCTATGGCGCCGGCCGATTCGCTGCTGCAGGCCGCCGGGCGGGCGAACCGCGAAGGCAGCCTGCCGGACGGCGGCCGGTTGGTCGTGTTCGCGCCGCAGGACGGCGGGCATCCACCCAGCTACAAGCTGCTGATCGGGTGCACCGAACGCGCCTTCGGGCCGGGCAAGCCCGACCTCGACGACCTGACCACGCTCGCGGGCTACTACCGGGACCTGTACGACACGCTGAACCTGGAGCACCGGGGACACCTGGGGCGGAAGATCCAGCGGGCGCGGCAACGCTGGCAGTTCCAGACCGTGACCGACGGTCCGATCGTCAACGCGGGGGAGAAGGCCCGCGACCGCAAGGAGGCGTTCCGGCTGATCGACGACCAGGGGATCGCGGTCGTCACACCACAGGGCGCGGAGACCGCCGAGGAACGCGGCGAGCTGGAGCACCTGATCGAGCGGATCCGGACCGCGCCGGTGCCGCAGCTGACCGATCTGCGCCGGCTCCAGCCGTACACGACGAACCTGCACGTCAGCGCTTTCCGTGACGCCGGGGTCCGGGCACTGATGCGGCCGATCCTCGGGGAGGTCAAGGTCGGCGGCCTCGTCGAATGGGTCGGCGGATACGACCCGCACACCGGAATCGAGATCGACCCGAAGCTGGAGGATTTTGTTCTGTGA